The following proteins are encoded in a genomic region of Reichenbachiella sp.:
- a CDS encoding DUF4835 family protein — protein sequence MKKSPLNFFLLVFFVCAMRPLSAQELNCQVTVNAVQIETTERQVFQEMEIEFAKFLNDRKWADERFENNERINCGVNITLESQPSLGNFQATVQVIAARPVYNSSYEAVLINFADRDFNFEYTESQPLDFQPTTFMSNITSMLGFYAYMIIANDYDSFEKLGGQRYYEAAWQVVNNAQQSGYTGWDQFNSVRNRYWLAENSIDQVMEPMREVMYDYHLKGLDLMSDDPETARTNIFEALKKVQEVNRSKPRSILIISFLDAKMDEIVSIFSDGDLSQRREVYNILKALEPSKTDQFGKILDN from the coding sequence ATGAAAAAATCACCGCTTAACTTTTTCTTACTTGTTTTTTTTGTTTGTGCTATGAGGCCGCTCAGCGCACAAGAGCTCAATTGTCAGGTTACGGTGAATGCCGTGCAAATTGAAACAACTGAAAGACAAGTCTTTCAGGAGATGGAAATTGAGTTTGCTAAATTCTTAAATGACCGAAAATGGGCGGATGAACGTTTTGAAAACAACGAGCGGATCAACTGTGGGGTAAATATCACTTTGGAGTCTCAGCCATCACTAGGTAATTTCCAAGCTACCGTTCAGGTCATTGCAGCAAGGCCGGTCTATAATTCATCTTATGAAGCCGTACTGATCAATTTTGCCGATAGAGATTTCAATTTCGAATACACAGAATCGCAGCCGCTTGACTTCCAGCCTACCACATTCATGTCTAATATCACTTCGATGTTGGGTTTTTATGCTTACATGATCATTGCCAATGATTACGATTCTTTCGAGAAGTTGGGGGGGCAGCGGTATTACGAAGCCGCTTGGCAAGTGGTGAATAATGCACAGCAGTCTGGCTATACTGGCTGGGATCAATTCAACAGCGTGCGAAACAGATATTGGCTCGCGGAGAATAGTATAGATCAGGTGATGGAACCAATGAGAGAAGTGATGTATGACTATCACCTTAAAGGACTAGACCTGATGTCCGACGATCCGGAGACAGCAAGAACGAACATTTTTGAAGCGCTTAAAAAAGTACAGGAAGTCAATCGATCAAAACCTCGGTCTATTTTGATCATCTCTTTTTTAGATGCCAAAATGGATGAGATTGTCAGCATTTTCTCAGATGGAGACTTGTCGCAGCGACGAGAAGTTTACAATATCTTAAAGGCATTGGAGCCTTCTAAGACGGACCAGTTTGGTAAGATCCTGGATAACTAA